The window TGAGATCCTCTGAGAGTAGAgagaatatttaattaaaatatcttcagagttGAACAATAGTCTACCTGGTTTAGTTTCTATGTTTATTCTTTCAGCACAAAGTTGGCACTAAGACCCTGAAGTAATTCTTCTTTGACTTTCACTGGACAAATGGTTGTGACATCCTGAAATTCCATTTTCATTCCCAAGTATTTTGACTGGtggattttaatatttattagttGCTTGTTGCCCCACAATTGAACTATGGAACCACAAATTAAGACAGTATGTTcaaatagaacatattttatttatacctagaggagaaagccatggacagagaataatgtatatgtaaatattagtTTGTAAATAGAGTATGTGAATTGAATACCGAAAAGCATGGATAATGTTTGATTTTTTCTTGTAATTGGGAAATTATAGTAACAATACACATGAGGATGGTTCTACCcacagataaaaattttaaatgcaatgaGATGATTTAAATATTTGCCTGTGAAAAAGTAGATATATAGTTTTCAGTTAACTGAATATGGTGCTGCATGAAACTATAGAATATTTGATATAAAGAGATCCTATTTTAGAGACTAATGTACAAACTCCTTGAGAGCAGAAACCATGTCTGTTTTATTCTCAACTGAATTCTTATCACCTAGCATAGTACCTGGTGCAAGAGATGTTCAATATAAGCATTTGGTAAATGGATAGCTATATGAAAGAATTTGATAGTGTGGATGGTTGGTTTAGATTGTAGTCAAGTCAGTTGAATCCAATTGGGATCATAGACCCACTAACACAGCAGGATTGTTTTCAATCAACTTGATTGGATCCAATTCTATATACCATAAAGAATGTGGGGGGGGAAgcgggggggggggttgtttcGGTCTTTATCATTACCCAAAGCACTGTACATGGGAGACCACTGGCAGGCCTCTGGTActggcagaaataaatgaaggaaagaaggagagagaaaggaaaagacaaataaggaaggagaaagaaaaagaagttgaagCAGAAAAGAAGAAGTGTGGTGAGCCAAAAGGAGGATGTACTAACCAATGTCTTAAATGCTACTGAGAGGCACAAGTTCTCTGAGTTGCAATGAGAATCTGGTTTAACAGGTCACTGACTCCATTTCTGGTCTGCCAGTGTATCTGATTAGCATTACTCTCTGTACTGGGTGCTATGTCCCTCTTTAAAGCAGATGTAATGAGATCTGTATATTTGACAGGTGTTGTGAGAACGAGTGGCCCTAGATTCATAAAGAAAGGGGCTGTGTTAATGGAGTGGGATTCATTGATGTCAAGTTGGGATCTTGGGTATTAGTATGGATATGGTCTAAATTTTACAAAATTAGCTAAGTACTCAGAGTTGAGAGTAAGTCTGGGTTACACTGTATGGGCTGAAGGCTAGAGAAAGCCAAATTTTACATAAAGTTCATCTACTTTAAGTACATTTTCTATGGCAAGTGGCAAGCTGCAAAGTTGTGAGTATTAACGCAAACACTCAACTCAGTTAGCAGTGCTAGCGCCATACTTGACCCTTGAAGAAGACAGTAGTGGTCACATCTGCACTGGAAGCATGGACCTGCTGACACAGCAGGATTGTTTTCAAGATACTATCTCTTCTTTCCATAACCAGTTGAGTTTCTATTACCCACCAGAGCCTTTTTTAAGAAAAGTGTTAAGAACCGTCTTTTTGCTGATGAAAATTGATTGCAACAGTAACGTTTGGCTGCTTTGATTGTTTGCAGGATGAGTTTGACAAACTCAGGCCTCTCTGCTACACGAATACAGACATCTTCCTGCTGTGCTTCAGTGTTGTAAGCCCTTCATCTTTCCAGAATGTGAGTGAGAAGTGGGTACCAGAGATTCGCTGCCACTGTCCCAAAGCCCCCATCATTCTCGTTGGAACTCAGTCAGACCTCAGAGAAGACGTTAAAGTCCTCATTGAACTGGACAAATGCAAAGAGAAGCCAGTGCCTGAGGAGGCAGCTAAGTTGTGTGCCGAGGAAATCAAAGCCACCTCTTACATAGAATGTTCAGCCTTGACTCAGAAAAACCTCAAAGAGGTCTTTGATGCTGCCATCGTGGCTGGCATTCAATACTCGGACACTCAGCAACAGCCAAAGAAGTCCAAGAGCAGGACTCCAGACAAGGTGAAAAACCTCTCCAAGTCCTGGTGGAAGAAATATTGCTGTTTCCTATAATGCTGGCAGAAACTCAGAAAagctattttcagatgacatcaTTATTAGAAGCTATATTAGCTGAAATGACTCCTTTTTCTGTGCAGAACTTGTatagagagagtgtgtgtgtgtgtgtgtgtgtgtatgtaatatAGGAGGAGTTCTCAATTTATGTATCCTTTCTTgcttttgattttcttgtttgaACTTAGGGATGAGACACTTATGCAAAATTTTTTAGGTAAGTTAAGAATTTTTCATAACTCTGGAAATTTAGATCTCTGGGTTAATTTGCATCTAATAAGAAGAGGACACCTCAGATCTGGATGTCAAGAATGAAATTTTGCTGCATTATGATGAACAGGAgaacaaaaggggaaatgtttgtGGTTAACCCTCCCTTGATTAAGGGCTACTTAATGTAACCGGGAATTATGTACACAGGCAATCATGGTAAGAACAACTCTTAGCTCTGAAATTCcttgcaaactttttttttaagaggaaaaatctgaggaaaaaaaaatgcaacctcTGCCTACAAAACTCAAAGCAAtcactgactgagtttcttgtcATTTACCCAGTTGATTTAAGATTTATAAACAACCCAACCACCATCCCACTGATTATATAGCACTGTGTAGATCAAAAAGGAAActtatttattgagattttttattCTTAGACCAGTTGTGTTGCCACTACATTAAAAGAGCCAAAATGCCACATGGAAGAAAGTATGTGTTAGTTAAgagctctttcattttctttagggAGTGATTCATGTTGAGATAAGAAAGTGACATTTGCTTACAACACCTCAGTTTGGAGTGTTCTCTTCCTTTAGGTACTGAGAAGTGTGTACCAAACTGCCTAAATCCTAGGTAATTAGAGTGCTGGGGAGCATCTATCTTAATTTTTCCCCCATCTTTTCAAGGAAATGAACACTGAGGCCTGCAGCAAATGTTTGTAGGAcacaaaatactttttattgtattGCATCAGCCAAAATGTACTTCTGCATACACAACATATGAATAAATGGCTGTGTATGCCATAGATTCTGACttttaaaagacatgaaaaaagtGCATGGCCACAAAAAACAGATTTTAGGAAAGATTGGCTTCCTCTTCTAGTTAAAACTTTTTTGAGTAGACATCATTTTGATTATACCCTAGATTTGATTTTACATATATCTTAATTACTCACTTTTGAGatcataaaaaaaatgaacaacttGAAACCTGGGAGAACATTTGGTAAATCCACAGGCGACTCATTCAACTGACAGCACAGTATTGCGAGAGGGACGTGTCCACTGCTCTCTGGCCAGCAGGAAGGAGCTGGGATGCCTCTCACATTCAACTATTTTCTTACCCTGGAACATTAAGGAAACCACATATTTGTGGTAGTTTTTAGGGCTTAATCTTCTGAAGAAATAAGTGCCATATCAGGAAAGTAGCCTTTACTATGAGATAGGTATGCTTCTGACATGCCAAAACACAGCATAAATGCATTTCATTGTAATGTCAAGCTTGCAGTGGGTTAAAGAAATTCACCAAAATCAATGCAATAACCAACTCCAGGGAAATCTTTGTAAAGCCAGTGGATAGAagacttttatcttttttgtgggccttgtgttgttttttaaatacatattttttaaagtccaATTTGTGTT of the Tamandua tetradactyla isolate mTamTet1 chromosome 2, mTamTet1.pri, whole genome shotgun sequence genome contains:
- the RHOU gene encoding rho-related GTP-binding protein RhoU translates to MPPQQGDPEYISKPVTSCCGCEVPPVPPRRVRSGRTAALGTRCRAGGAERRSIKCVLVGDGAVGKTSLVVSYTTNGYPTEYIPTAFDNFSAVVSVDGRPVRLQLCDTAGQDEFDKLRPLCYTNTDIFLLCFSVVSPSSFQNVSEKWVPEIRCHCPKAPIILVGTQSDLREDVKVLIELDKCKEKPVPEEAAKLCAEEIKATSYIECSALTQKNLKEVFDAAIVAGIQYSDTQQQPKKSKSRTPDKVKNLSKSWWKKYCCFL